A part of Amycolatopsis camponoti genomic DNA contains:
- a CDS encoding FAD-dependent monooxygenase, producing MLAVHSYGFAARITRGPEASRLYLQCPLTDTADQWPDERVWDELGTRFGEPVAPGPITSKQVVPLRGVVFSPVRHGRLFLLGDAAHLISPMGAEGMSLALHDARRPRCG from the coding sequence GTGCTGGCCGTGCACTCGTACGGCTTCGCGGCCCGGATCACCCGGGGTCCGGAGGCGAGCCGGCTCTACCTGCAGTGCCCGCTGACCGACACGGCCGACCAGTGGCCGGACGAGCGCGTCTGGGATGAGCTCGGCACCCGGTTCGGCGAACCCGTCGCGCCGGGGCCGATCACGAGCAAGCAGGTCGTGCCGCTGCGCGGGGTCGTGTTCAGCCCTGTGCGCCACGGCCGGCTCTTCCTCCTCGGCGACGCCGCGCACCTCATTTCCCCGATGGGCGCGGAGGGGATGAGCCTCGCCCTCCACGACGCCAGGCGGCCGCGGTGTGGATGA
- a CDS encoding helix-turn-helix domain-containing protein: MFESNESFRVELRRLRIKSGVTQEELAEASGISVRAISDLERGRTRRPQRKTVELLASGMRLDEHDTARLVHVARKSTLQVSLPHAVAGASGCGHDEARFEPGEPGRICELPPRLPGPHTTLPDYPVLDDFLQSVAAAETLAPANGNTAFIVGSPWVGKTTAAVHAAYKWRHLFPDGQLFIDLSPDGQSAMRPLDVVRRLSRSVGAPVAEGADLESAAAALRSFLASRRLLIVLDKVVSEAQVREVLPGVSASAVLAVCRRRFPAQAGTPTVSVEPLSVGLSVALLAAALGEQRIRDEYDAAIGLATLCGGLPLALQWVSGRLLRNPHWTLHRMFTALINPQTRKDLIGSCRRDLSGRFYALYEELSPETQRALCALSHIHADEFTLDMAAAVLGTSVDDAERMIEYLMEWQIISVHYDSARAAAFRINQFVRTFAVSVSETSDPLADLENVRQRATTVLGIQV, from the coding sequence GTGTTCGAATCAAACGAATCATTCAGAGTTGAATTGCGGAGATTGCGCATCAAGTCCGGCGTCACGCAGGAAGAATTGGCGGAGGCGTCGGGTATCAGCGTGCGGGCGATCAGCGACCTCGAGCGGGGCCGGACCCGTCGTCCGCAACGCAAGACGGTGGAGCTGCTGGCCAGCGGGATGCGCCTGGACGAGCACGACACGGCTCGGCTCGTCCACGTGGCCCGGAAGTCCACGTTGCAGGTGTCGCTGCCGCACGCCGTGGCCGGCGCGAGCGGGTGCGGCCACGACGAGGCCCGTTTCGAGCCGGGGGAACCGGGCCGGATCTGCGAGCTGCCGCCGCGGCTGCCGGGACCGCACACCACGCTGCCGGACTACCCGGTGCTCGACGACTTCCTGCAATCCGTGGCCGCGGCCGAGACGTTGGCCCCCGCCAACGGCAACACCGCGTTCATTGTCGGGTCGCCGTGGGTGGGCAAGACGACGGCCGCGGTGCACGCGGCCTACAAGTGGCGGCACCTGTTCCCGGACGGTCAGCTCTTCATCGACCTGAGTCCCGACGGCCAGTCGGCGATGCGGCCGCTCGACGTCGTGCGGCGGTTGTCCCGCTCGGTCGGCGCGCCGGTGGCGGAGGGCGCGGACCTCGAATCGGCCGCCGCCGCGCTGCGCAGTTTCCTGGCCAGCCGCCGGCTGCTCATCGTTCTCGACAAGGTGGTCAGCGAAGCCCAGGTTCGCGAGGTGCTGCCGGGCGTCAGTGCGAGCGCGGTGCTCGCGGTGTGCCGGCGCCGGTTCCCGGCGCAGGCGGGCACGCCGACGGTCTCGGTCGAGCCGCTGTCGGTCGGCCTGTCGGTGGCCCTGCTGGCGGCGGCGCTCGGCGAGCAGCGGATCAGGGACGAGTACGACGCGGCGATCGGGCTGGCCACCCTGTGCGGCGGGCTCCCGCTCGCGCTGCAGTGGGTCAGTGGCCGGTTGCTGCGGAATCCACATTGGACGCTGCACCGGATGTTCACGGCGCTGATCAACCCGCAGACGAGGAAGGATCTGATCGGTTCCTGCCGGCGGGACCTCAGCGGCCGGTTCTACGCCCTGTACGAAGAGTTGTCCCCGGAAACGCAGCGCGCGTTGTGCGCGCTGTCGCACATTCACGCCGACGAGTTCACCTTGGACATGGCGGCCGCGGTGCTCGGCACCTCGGTCGACGACGCCGAGCGGATGATCGAGTACCTCATGGAGTGGCAGATCATCTCGGTCCACTACGACTCGGCACGTGCGGCCGCGTTCCGGATAAACCAGTTCGTCCGTACGTTCGCGGTGAGCGTGTCGGAGACGAGCGACCCGCTGGCCGACCTCGAGAACGTCCGCCAGCGGGCGACGACAGTCCTGGGCATCCAGGTGTGA
- a CDS encoding alpha-L-arabinofuranosidase B, producing the protein MTPRPKNRRRRTISRIAAAVLALAGGLVATTGTSQAATQGPCDLYANGGTPCVAAHSTTRALYGAYNGALYQVRRASDNSTRDIGPLAAGGVANAAAQDSFCAGTTCLITVIYDQTGRNNRLTQAPPGGFNGPAAGGYDNLANATAAPITVGGHKAYGVYVAPGTGYRNNNTNGVATGDQPEGMYSVFDGTHYNGGCCFDYGNAERNSRDNGNGTMEAIYFGNIKVWGYGTGNGPWIMADLENGLFSGVNPGYNANDPSISHRFLTAIVKGEPNHWAIRGGNAQSGGVSTFYNGSRPNASGYNPMKKEGAIILGIGGDNSVGARGTFYEGVMTSGYPSDATENAVQANITAAGYSVGSASSGLTPGSTVSLRATTACCTDRYIHHTGTTVDTAVVGSSSSATEKGNASWIVRAGLGNGSCVSFESKNTAGQYLRHQNFQLYLNANDGSSLFAQDATFCPEAGRNSQGTSLRSANYADRYVRHYANVVYIASNGGSNTFDNATSYNDDVSWLVSAPWSP; encoded by the coding sequence ATGACTCCACGGCCGAAGAATCGCCGTCGGCGGACGATTTCCCGGATCGCCGCCGCGGTTCTCGCCCTCGCCGGAGGGCTGGTCGCCACCACCGGTACGTCGCAAGCCGCCACCCAGGGGCCGTGCGACCTCTACGCGAACGGCGGCACACCTTGCGTCGCCGCGCACAGCACCACCCGCGCCCTCTACGGTGCCTACAACGGCGCGCTCTACCAAGTCAGGCGGGCGTCGGACAACAGCACCCGCGACATCGGCCCGCTCGCCGCCGGTGGCGTCGCGAACGCCGCCGCCCAGGACTCCTTCTGCGCCGGGACCACCTGTCTCATCACCGTCATCTACGACCAGACCGGCCGGAACAACCGCCTCACCCAGGCGCCTCCCGGCGGGTTCAACGGCCCGGCCGCCGGCGGCTACGACAACCTCGCCAACGCGACCGCGGCGCCGATCACCGTCGGCGGCCACAAGGCCTACGGCGTCTACGTCGCGCCCGGCACCGGCTACCGCAACAACAACACGAACGGCGTCGCGACCGGTGACCAGCCGGAGGGCATGTACTCCGTCTTCGACGGCACGCACTACAACGGCGGCTGCTGCTTCGACTACGGCAACGCCGAACGCAACAGCCGGGACAACGGCAACGGCACGATGGAGGCCATCTACTTCGGCAACATCAAGGTCTGGGGCTACGGCACGGGGAACGGCCCGTGGATCATGGCCGACCTCGAGAACGGCCTGTTCTCCGGGGTCAACCCCGGCTACAACGCCAACGACCCGTCCATCAGCCACCGGTTCCTGACGGCGATCGTCAAGGGCGAGCCGAACCACTGGGCGATCCGAGGCGGCAACGCGCAGTCGGGCGGCGTGTCGACGTTCTACAACGGGAGCCGGCCCAACGCGTCGGGGTACAACCCGATGAAGAAGGAAGGCGCGATCATCCTGGGCATCGGCGGCGACAACAGCGTCGGCGCCCGCGGCACCTTCTACGAGGGCGTGATGACGTCCGGCTACCCGTCGGACGCCACCGAGAACGCGGTGCAGGCCAACATCACCGCGGCGGGCTACAGCGTCGGCAGCGCGAGCAGCGGATTGACGCCCGGCTCGACCGTCTCCCTGCGCGCGACCACGGCGTGCTGCACCGACCGGTACATCCACCACACGGGCACCACGGTGGACACCGCGGTCGTCGGCAGCTCGAGCTCCGCGACCGAAAAGGGCAATGCGTCCTGGATCGTGCGGGCCGGGCTGGGCAACGGATCGTGCGTGTCTTTCGAATCCAAGAACACCGCCGGCCAGTACCTGCGGCACCAGAACTTCCAGCTGTACCTCAACGCGAACGACGGGAGCTCGCTGTTCGCCCAGGACGCGACGTTCTGTCCCGAAGCGGGCCGCAACAGCCAGGGCACGTCGCTGAGGTCGGCGAACTACGCCGACCGCTACGTCCGGCACTACGCGAACGTCGTCTACATCGCCAGCAACGGCGGTTCGAACACGTTCGACAACGCCACCTCGTACAACGACGACGTGAGCTGGCTGGTCAGCGCGCCCTGGTCCCCGTAG
- a CDS encoding DinB family protein, producing MHGQHGRRIRRHPARAPARDATSPEDYQAACDAVETLWSATFDRAKLLPEAKLHERVDGEWSFVETQRHLLFASDAWLGNAVLEEEAPYHPLGFPAGGTPPEEAAKLGLTLDATPTLDEVLAPRKARMATMRCVIDGLTAAELDRVCDRKPADMYPDQEYVVRRCLKVVLKEEAEHHRYAVRDLAVLEAGVSEPR from the coding sequence GTGCACGGCCAGCACGGCCGGAGGATCCGCCGGCACCCCGCACGGGCGCCGGCACGGGATGCGACGTCCCCCGAGGACTACCAGGCCGCTTGCGACGCCGTCGAAACCCTGTGGAGCGCGACGTTCGACCGGGCAAAGCTGTTGCCCGAGGCCAAACTGCACGAAAGAGTCGACGGTGAGTGGTCCTTCGTCGAGACACAACGGCATCTGCTGTTCGCCTCCGATGCCTGGCTCGGCAACGCCGTGCTCGAAGAGGAAGCGCCCTACCACCCGCTGGGCTTCCCCGCCGGCGGGACGCCGCCCGAGGAGGCGGCGAAGCTCGGCCTGACCCTCGACGCCACCCCGACCCTCGACGAGGTGCTGGCACCACGAAAGGCCCGCATGGCCACGATGCGGTGTGTCATCGACGGCCTCACCGCGGCCGAACTGGACCGGGTGTGCGATCGCAAGCCGGCGGACATGTATCCCGACCAGGAGTACGTCGTGCGCCGCTGCCTCAAGGTGGTGCTCAAGGAAGAAGCCGAGCACCACCGTTACGCGGTGCGCGACCTCGCAGTGCTCGAGGCAGGTGTGTCCGAACCGCGGTAG